Part of the Nicotiana sylvestris chromosome 2, ASM39365v2, whole genome shotgun sequence genome, GCTAATATGTCAGCGAACTCATTctaaattctgggcacatgtcagaattctatcttcgtgaaccccCTTTTCAATCCTTGCACGTGGTGCAGAtttggcaatatcttggaattcttggtagcccattctccttacACCTGGTGCATAAGTAAATCTGAATCGCCGATTACCAACAACTCCTGAATCTTCATGTCGACttccatgttgagccctagtatgcaggcttcatattctgcgatgttgttggtgcagggaaatttgAGTGTAGCAGATACCAGATAATAttgacccgtttctgataccaaaactgctccaatgcctacttcTTTAAAATTTGTgactccgtcaaagaacatcctccaatcgTCATATGATtccgtaatgtcttctcctacgaatgatacttcttcatcaggaaaatacattttcaagggttcgtattctcctcccactgtATTTTCAgtgaggtgatctgccaatgtttgtcccttgactgccttttgagttacacagacaatgtcgaactcactcagcagtatctgccatttagGCAACTTCCccgtaggcatgggtttctgaaatatgtactttagaggatccatcctggatatgaggtatgtagtgtaggcacaaaaaTAATTCCTCTAtttctggatatgaggtatgtagtgtaggtaCAGAAATAGTGCCTTAATAACTCTTCTGTATCGACTGCGCGGTACGAAGcagctcctgaatcaccttcaccttgtccaaagcatcctgcactaagtctgtacccaaaagcctagtctcacccagctcaaaccaaccaactggagatctacaccatctcccatataaagcctcatatggagccatctgaatacttgactggtaactgttgttgtaagcaaactctacaagcggtagaaactgatccatgaccctccaaaatcaatgacacaagcgcgcaacatgtcctctaatatctgaatagtgcccTCGGACTGCTCGtgcatctgagggtgaaaagctgtgctcaactcaacctgagtacccaactctcattgCATGGCTCTCCAAAATTGCGaataaactgagtacctctatctgaaatgatggaaaatgggACACAATGCCAGTGTACAAtatctcggatatagatctctgccaaccgctctgaagaataggtagtacacacaggaatgaagtgtgcggacttggtcagccaatccacaatcacccaaatagaattgaacatcttcaaagtccgtgggagtccaactacaaagtccatggtgatccgctcccacttccactctggaatatctatctatTGAAGCAAGTCACCCTGTCTCTAATGCACATATTTTAcatgctgataattgagacatcgagctacaaatcccacaatatcattcttcattcttctccgccaataatgttgcctcaaatcctggtacatcttcattgcacccagatggatggaatatcgcgagctgtgggcctcctccagaatcaactcctgaagcccatctacattaggcacacatatttggccatgcatcctcaaaaccccatcatcaccaatagtcacatctctagcatcgtcgtgatgaaccttgtccttaaggacaagcaaatgaggatcatcatactggtgctctctgatgcgatcaaataaaaAAGACAgataaaccacacaagctaagaccccactgggctctgaaatatccaacctcacaaattaattggctaaggcttgaacatcaactgcaagaggtctctccccaacaggaatatacgccaaactccccatactcaccgacttcctactcaaggcatcgaccaccatattggccatttcaggatggtacaagatagtgatatcataatcctttagcagctccaaccatctccgctgcctcaaattgagatccttgtGCTTGAACAAGTggtggaggctatgatgatcagtaaacacctcataagatacaccatagagataatgtctccaaatcttcaacatgtgaacaatggcagccaactccaaatcatgaatgtggcagttcttctcatggggattcaactgacaagaagcacacgcaatcactctacccttctaaatcaaaacacacccaataccaactctcg contains:
- the LOC138885286 gene encoding uncharacterized protein, with the protein product MDPLKYIFQKPMPTGKLPKWQILLSEFDIVCVTQKAVKGQTLADHLTENTVGGEYEPLKMYFPDEEVSFVGEDITESYDDWRMFFDGVTNFKEVGIGAVLVSETGQYYLVSATLKFPCTNNIAEYEACILGLNMEVDMKIQELLVIGDSDLLMHQV